The following are from one region of the Bradyrhizobium septentrionale genome:
- the tnpB gene encoding IS66 family insertion sequence element accessory protein TnpB (TnpB, as the term is used for proteins encoded by IS66 family insertion elements, is considered an accessory protein, since TnpC, encoded by a neighboring gene, is a DDE family transposase.), whose amino-acid sequence MIAIPGNVRVWLATGHTDMRRGFPSLARLVQESLKRDPHAGDLYVFRGRRGDLIKIIWHDGQGACLFTKRLERGRFLWPSMADGVVTISVAQLSYLLSGIDWRMPQATWRPRASG is encoded by the coding sequence ATGATTGCGATACCGGGTAATGTGCGGGTGTGGCTTGCGACCGGCCACACCGATATGCGCCGCGGCTTCCCGAGCCTCGCGCGTCTGGTCCAGGAGAGTTTGAAGCGTGATCCGCATGCCGGTGATCTCTATGTTTTTAGAGGCCGCCGCGGCGACCTGATCAAGATCATCTGGCATGATGGCCAAGGCGCGTGTCTGTTCACGAAGCGGCTGGAGCGAGGCCGCTTTTTGTGGCCATCAATGGCGGATGGCGTTGTGACGATCAGCGTTGCGCAGCTATCCTATCTCCTCTCCGGAATTGATTGGCGGATGCCGCAGGCAACCTGGCGTCCACGGGCTTCCGGTTAA
- the tnpA gene encoding IS66-like element accessory protein TnpA, translating to MDVHKDSAVLSRMDLVETGRRRRWTRAEKLRIVEESFSGPRLVSATARRYGISRQLLLSWRKAWTCHDPAEEDSIGPTFVPAIVAASTPPTTEAVETGQIEIVSPQGLRVVFGPGADIEAVVRIARGLARR from the coding sequence ATGGACGTACATAAGGACAGTGCGGTGCTGAGCCGCATGGATTTGGTGGAGACCGGTCGGCGGCGACGCTGGACGCGTGCGGAGAAGCTCAGAATCGTAGAGGAGAGCTTCTCGGGGCCACGACTGGTGTCGGCGACGGCTCGCCGGTATGGGATATCACGTCAGCTTCTGCTGAGCTGGCGCAAGGCTTGGACCTGTCATGATCCGGCCGAAGAGGATTCGATCGGCCCGACATTCGTCCCTGCGATAGTTGCGGCAAGTACGCCGCCAACGACGGAAGCTGTCGAGACAGGTCAGATCGAAATCGTGAGCCCTCAGGGGCTGCGCGTGGTCTTCGGCCCCGGTGCGGATATCGAGGCGGTCGTTCGAATTGCTCGGGGCCTGGCGCGCCGATGA
- the tnpB gene encoding IS66 family insertion sequence element accessory protein TnpB (TnpB, as the term is used for proteins encoded by IS66 family insertion elements, is considered an accessory protein, since TnpC, encoded by a neighboring gene, is a DDE family transposase.) produces MIPIPTGVRVWLATGHTDMRCGFPSLALRVQEVLKRDAMGGGLFCFRGKRGDLLKVIWHDGQGACLFTKRLERGRFIWPSVAGESVTISPAQLSYLLSGIDWRNPQETQRPTRVG; encoded by the coding sequence ATGATCCCGATCCCGACGGGCGTGCGGGTGTGGCTGGCGACGGGCCATACCGACATGCGGTGCGGCTTTCCGAGCCTGGCTCTGCGCGTGCAGGAAGTGCTCAAGCGCGACGCCATGGGCGGCGGTCTTTTCTGCTTCCGGGGCAAACGCGGTGATCTATTGAAGGTCATTTGGCACGATGGCCAGGGCGCCTGCTTGTTCACCAAAAGACTCGAGAGAGGCAGGTTCATCTGGCCATCGGTTGCTGGTGAATCGGTAACGATCTCTCCGGCGCAGTTGAGCTATCTGTTGTCCGGGATCGATTGGCGCAACCCTCAAGAAACCCAGCGTCCGACGCGGGTCGGATAG
- the tnpC gene encoding IS66 family transposase, with the protein MISKPDDLPSDLVSALAALQAEREARQKAEAKAANWQAQAANAQAKLSDTEALIAHLELRIEKLKRELHGQRSERSARLLEQLELELEELVTTASEDELAAQAAAAKTQNVRPFMRKRPVRKPWPDDIERERVVIETPTTCACCGGSRLAKIGEDVTKTLEEIPRRFKLIETVREKFTCRDCEKISQPPAPFHATPRGFIGPQLLATILFDKFGMHIPLNRQSARFKAEGIDLPLSTLADQVGHGTFAVMPLFHLIERHVLAAERLHGDDTTIRILAKGKCTTGRIWTYVRDDRPFAGPAPPAAVYYASSDRRGEHPQRHLAAFAGILQADCYSGFEPLFDPQKKALPITPAFCVAHARRGFFELADIEKNAREGKKGKPVSPIALEAVRRLDTLFEIERAINGRGAGERRAARQEQSKSLLEDMHAWLLRERETLSRSSEVLKPINYMLRRWDGFARFLDDGRICLTNNCAERALRGIALGRRNWTFAGSQRGADRAAIMLTMITTCRLNDVDPKAWLADVLARIADHPASRLHELLPWEWKLLRQADKPANQQAA; encoded by the coding sequence ATGATATCGAAGCCGGATGATCTTCCATCGGACCTTGTCAGTGCCCTGGCGGCGCTGCAGGCCGAGCGTGAGGCGCGACAGAAAGCCGAGGCGAAGGCCGCCAACTGGCAGGCGCAAGCCGCGAATGCGCAGGCGAAACTGTCGGATACCGAGGCGCTGATCGCTCATCTCGAGTTGCGCATCGAGAAGCTGAAACGCGAACTGCACGGGCAGCGATCCGAGCGCTCGGCACGGCTGCTCGAGCAGTTGGAGTTGGAGCTCGAAGAACTCGTCACCACGGCGAGCGAGGATGAGCTTGCCGCACAGGCCGCAGCGGCGAAGACGCAGAACGTCCGCCCCTTCATGCGCAAGCGGCCGGTGCGCAAGCCATGGCCTGACGATATCGAACGCGAGCGCGTCGTCATTGAGACTCCAACGACCTGCGCCTGCTGCGGTGGATCGCGGCTGGCGAAGATCGGTGAGGATGTGACCAAGACGCTGGAGGAGATCCCGCGCCGCTTCAAGCTGATCGAGACGGTACGCGAGAAGTTCACCTGCCGCGATTGCGAGAAGATCAGCCAGCCGCCCGCGCCGTTCCATGCCACGCCGCGCGGCTTCATCGGCCCACAATTGCTGGCGACGATCCTGTTCGACAAGTTCGGCATGCATATCCCGCTCAACCGCCAGAGTGCGCGCTTTAAGGCCGAGGGGATCGACCTGCCGTTGTCGACGCTGGCCGACCAGGTCGGCCACGGGACCTTCGCCGTCATGCCGCTCTTCCACTTGATCGAACGCCACGTGCTCGCTGCCGAGCGCCTTCATGGCGACGACACCACCATCCGTATTCTGGCGAAGGGCAAGTGCACGACCGGGCGGATCTGGACTTATGTGCGGGATGACCGGCCGTTCGCCGGGCCTGCGCCGCCGGCAGCGGTCTATTACGCCTCGAGCGACCGACGAGGCGAGCATCCACAGAGACATCTGGCCGCCTTCGCCGGCATCTTGCAGGCGGATTGCTACAGCGGCTTCGAGCCGCTGTTCGACCCGCAGAAGAAGGCGCTGCCGATTACGCCGGCGTTTTGCGTGGCCCATGCGCGGCGGGGCTTCTTCGAGCTGGCTGATATCGAGAAAAATGCTCGGGAAGGCAAGAAAGGCAAACCGGTCTCCCCGATCGCGCTGGAGGCTGTCAGACGCCTCGATACGTTGTTCGAGATCGAGCGCGCCATCAACGGCCGCGGTGCCGGCGAGCGGCGTGCCGCTCGCCAGGAACAGAGTAAGTCACTTCTCGAGGACATGCATGCCTGGCTGCTCCGCGAGCGCGAAACCCTCTCGCGTTCCTCCGAGGTCCTGAAGCCGATTAACTACATGCTCAGGCGCTGGGACGGCTTCGCCCGCTTCCTCGACGACGGCAGGATCTGCTTGACCAACAATTGCGCTGAGCGCGCATTGAGAGGCATCGCCTTGGGAAGGCGCAACTGGACCTTCGCCGGCAGCCAACGCGGCGCCGACCGTGCCGCCATCATGCTGACGATGATCACGACCTGTCGCCTCAACGACGTCGATCCCAAGGCCTGGCTCGCCGACGTCCTGGCCCGTATCGCCGATCATCCCGCATCGCGTCTGCACGAGCTCTTGCCCTGGGAATGGAAGCTCCTGCGCCAGGCCGACAAGCCAGCCAATCAGCAGGCCGCCTGA
- the tnpA gene encoding IS66-like element accessory protein TnpA, translating into MRVEVLGGLERRRRWSQDDKARIVEETLAPGAKVTAVARRNGVAASLVFTWRRQARTSEQVAPSFAPVQIAATEAEETPKLLPAGDSRGRSVVAARTGLIEIDLGNRRRIRVDSHVDPEALARVLEYAYDGGRLIDACARARRGL; encoded by the coding sequence ATGCGGGTCGAGGTTTTGGGCGGGCTGGAGCGTCGGCGGCGTTGGTCGCAGGATGACAAGGCACGGATTGTCGAGGAGACGTTGGCGCCGGGCGCAAAGGTGACAGCGGTTGCACGTCGCAACGGAGTAGCGGCCAGCCTGGTGTTCACCTGGCGTCGTCAAGCGCGGACATCCGAGCAGGTCGCACCGTCTTTTGCGCCGGTGCAGATCGCCGCCACGGAGGCGGAGGAAACTCCGAAGCTCTTACCTGCGGGTGATAGCCGAGGGCGGTCTGTAGTGGCCGCGCGTACTGGATTGATCGAGATCGACCTCGGTAACCGGCGACGGATCCGAGTGGATTCGCACGTCGATCCAGAAGCGCTGGCGCGGGTCCTCGAGTACGCATACGACGGAGGCCGCCTGATTGACGCATGCGCGCGGGCACGGCGAGGTCTATGA
- a CDS encoding nodulation protein NodZ, producing the protein MKFYRRSSPASRVPPMTTDAITRDASIMTSYVDPGAREAMRMVSGLKSDRFVVSRRRTGFGDCLWSLAAAWRFAQRTDRTLAIDWRGSCYLDQPFTNAFPVFFEPVHDIAGVPIICDDEINHRSFPGPFFPGWWNRPSIDCVYRPDQQIFRERDELDRLFQNEEDSDANTVVCDACLMWRCDQEAEREIFRNIKPRSEILARIEAIYRKQFEPYSIIGVHVRHGNGEDILGHAPYWADPERALRQVCRAIERARGLPYAKPARVFLCTDSALVLEKVSALFPDVFTIPKRFQALQAGPLHSAALGAEGGFSALIEMYLLARCDTVIRFPPTSAFTRYARLFVPRVIEFDLNDPGRLILTDETSQELVGL; encoded by the coding sequence ATGAAATTCTACCGACGCAGCTCGCCGGCATCACGAGTGCCGCCGATGACAACGGATGCGATCACACGAGATGCATCTATAATGACGTCTTATGTCGACCCAGGAGCCCGCGAGGCAATGCGTATGGTTAGCGGTTTAAAGAGCGATCGGTTCGTTGTTTCCAGGCGAAGGACCGGGTTCGGCGACTGCCTGTGGTCGCTGGCGGCAGCTTGGCGCTTTGCACAGCGGACCGATCGGACGCTGGCAATCGATTGGCGCGGATCCTGTTATCTCGATCAGCCATTCACCAATGCCTTCCCAGTCTTTTTCGAACCAGTTCACGATATTGCTGGGGTACCGATCATCTGCGACGACGAGATCAACCACCGCTCATTCCCGGGGCCATTCTTCCCGGGATGGTGGAACAGGCCATCCATCGACTGCGTCTATCGGCCGGATCAGCAAATTTTCCGCGAGCGCGACGAGCTCGATCGACTGTTCCAAAATGAGGAAGATAGTGACGCTAACACGGTTGTGTGTGACGCCTGTCTGATGTGGCGCTGCGATCAGGAGGCCGAACGAGAGATCTTTCGCAACATTAAACCGCGATCTGAAATTCTGGCACGGATTGAGGCCATTTACCGCAAGCAGTTTGAGCCGTACAGCATCATCGGCGTTCATGTTCGACACGGCAACGGCGAGGATATTCTGGGGCATGCTCCCTATTGGGCCGATCCGGAGCGCGCCCTGCGGCAGGTCTGTCGTGCCATCGAAAGGGCCAGGGGGTTGCCGTACGCCAAGCCTGCGAGGGTGTTCCTGTGTACGGACAGTGCGCTCGTTCTTGAGAAGGTTTCGGCCTTATTTCCTGATGTTTTCACGATTCCAAAACGTTTCCAGGCGCTTCAGGCCGGGCCTCTGCACAGCGCCGCGCTCGGAGCCGAGGGCGGCTTTTCAGCCCTTATCGAGATGTATCTCCTTGCGCGCTGCGACACTGTGATTCGCTTTCCCCCAACGAGCGCCTTCACGCGCTATGCGCGTCTCTTTGTGCCACGTGTGATAGAGTTCGACCTGAACGATCCGGGCCGATTGATCTTAACCGATGAAACCTCGCAAGAGCTCGTGGGTTTGTGA
- a CDS encoding carbamoyltransferase encodes MLCLGICGGLDRIHESSPELPNTFLHDGAAVLVQDGRVIAAVEEERLNRVKHSNKFPSNAMRYCLSAAGVELHQIDRIAFYATEAYCNTMLERLAVSQPLPLDAKLLLRQLLAREFGTEVDASRISFVNHHEAHAVSAFAMSGFEQSLIFSVDGGGDFLSGLLAVGSGTGMTQLARFPESNSLGLFYLETIRYLGYGLFDEYKVMGLAPYGDPAPYRELFAQLYELLDNGDYRVHHDRIGPALLRNIQVRRKGMPFTQQHRDVSASLQEALERIVFHVLLHYRETTGITRLCLAGGVAHNCTVNGKLLYSGLFDDIFVQPAAHDAGCALGAALMMSSELGRPTPRERLSDVYWGPGLGNEQAVEQELNAWSGHLDIQRCDDIAASAADWMANGAVIGWVQGRSEFGPRALGNRSILADPRPAENKDRINAMVKKREGYRPFAPSVLEENANEFFELPDGKQDFPFMNFVVRVREAQRKVLGAITHVDGTARLQTVSRKTNPAYWDVINAFKKRTGIPVLLNTSFNNNAEPIVDSVADAITTFLTTDLDGLVAGPFLVKKRAARLQDWGALSVSLPPYASLHRVRSYTAADRQETVCEIRTGPSGRDSIRISHELFELLMRIEGEAPLGWLLDTTMADHDKREDIVNELRLAWEQRCVRLRPPRAACDCNKRKSEAQAELTNDPGNACGAGPG; translated from the coding sequence ATGTTGTGTCTGGGAATATGTGGCGGTCTGGACAGAATTCATGAAAGCTCGCCCGAGCTGCCGAATACATTCTTGCACGATGGCGCTGCGGTTCTTGTACAGGATGGCCGCGTGATCGCTGCCGTCGAAGAGGAGCGCCTCAATCGAGTTAAGCACTCCAACAAGTTCCCAAGCAACGCGATGCGATACTGTCTTTCGGCTGCGGGAGTCGAGCTTCACCAGATCGATCGCATCGCGTTCTACGCGACTGAGGCGTACTGCAACACTATGCTCGAGCGCCTAGCTGTTTCTCAGCCGCTTCCGCTGGACGCCAAACTGTTGCTGCGACAGCTATTGGCACGGGAGTTCGGTACCGAGGTCGATGCGTCGCGGATTTCATTCGTAAATCACCATGAAGCGCATGCGGTGAGCGCGTTTGCCATGTCTGGATTCGAGCAAAGCCTCATTTTTTCGGTTGACGGCGGTGGCGATTTTCTCTCGGGCCTATTGGCGGTAGGGTCGGGCACCGGAATGACGCAACTTGCACGCTTCCCAGAAAGCAACTCTCTGGGATTGTTCTATCTCGAAACGATCCGTTACCTCGGCTACGGGTTGTTCGACGAGTACAAGGTGATGGGGCTTGCTCCCTACGGGGACCCCGCTCCTTATCGCGAGCTGTTCGCACAGCTCTACGAGTTGTTGGACAATGGAGACTATCGCGTCCACCACGACCGCATCGGTCCGGCGCTGCTCCGAAACATCCAGGTCCGACGAAAGGGAATGCCGTTTACCCAGCAGCATCGGGATGTCAGCGCATCGCTGCAGGAAGCTCTGGAGCGGATCGTGTTTCATGTCCTGCTACACTATCGCGAAACGACAGGCATCACGCGTTTGTGCCTAGCTGGAGGGGTAGCTCATAACTGCACCGTCAACGGTAAGCTACTCTATTCCGGCCTTTTCGACGACATCTTCGTCCAACCCGCGGCCCACGACGCCGGATGCGCGCTTGGCGCCGCATTGATGATGTCGAGCGAGCTGGGCAGGCCAACCCCGCGCGAGCGGCTGTCAGACGTATATTGGGGGCCCGGCCTCGGAAACGAGCAAGCCGTGGAGCAGGAGCTCAATGCATGGTCCGGTCATCTCGACATTCAACGATGTGACGACATAGCAGCAAGTGCGGCCGACTGGATGGCAAATGGCGCCGTGATCGGCTGGGTTCAGGGCCGCTCTGAGTTCGGGCCGCGTGCGCTCGGCAACCGGAGCATTCTTGCGGACCCGCGGCCAGCCGAAAACAAGGACCGGATCAATGCAATGGTCAAAAAACGCGAGGGCTATCGTCCGTTTGCGCCATCGGTGCTGGAGGAGAATGCGAACGAGTTCTTCGAGCTCCCTGACGGCAAGCAGGACTTTCCCTTCATGAATTTCGTGGTCCGGGTGCGCGAAGCCCAGCGTAAGGTGCTCGGCGCAATCACGCACGTCGATGGTACCGCTCGGCTGCAAACAGTATCGCGCAAGACAAACCCCGCCTATTGGGATGTTATCAATGCGTTTAAAAAGCGCACTGGCATCCCAGTGCTTCTGAATACGTCATTCAACAACAATGCCGAGCCGATCGTGGATTCGGTTGCAGACGCGATCACGACATTTTTGACGACCGACCTAGACGGACTTGTTGCGGGGCCGTTCCTCGTCAAGAAGCGAGCGGCAAGGCTGCAGGATTGGGGTGCGCTAAGCGTTTCATTGCCGCCTTATGCGTCCCTTCATCGCGTTCGCTCCTACACTGCGGCAGATCGCCAGGAAACGGTCTGCGAGATCCGTACGGGACCTTCGGGCCGCGACAGCATACGCATTTCACATGAGTTATTCGAGCTGCTGATGCGAATCGAGGGCGAGGCGCCGCTTGGCTGGCTTCTAGACACGACCATGGCCGATCACGACAAGCGTGAAGATATCGTGAACGAACTGCGGCTCGCGTGGGAGCAGCGCTGTGTTCGGCTGCGTCCGCCGCGCGCGGCCTGCGACTGCAATAAAAGGAAAAGTGAAGCTCAGGCTGAGCTCACGAATGACCCTGGCAATGCATGCGGGGCGGGACCGGGATAG
- a CDS encoding ABC transporter permease has product MSEGYAGVLPANAYNWVAVWRRNCLAWRKVALASVLGNLADPITHLFGLGFGLGLIVGPVEGTSYIAFLAAGMVATSAMTAATFETMYATFARMDANRTWEAILSTQLTLGDIVLGELVWAASKSVLAGTAIGLVAATLGYASWLSIFYAMPTVALTGLVFASLAMVVISLAPSYDYFVFYQTLVLTPMVFLCGAVFPMSQLPSSFQHFADLLPLAHSVDLIRPAMLEREAGGALFHVGALCIYAVLPFFVSTALLRRRLLR; this is encoded by the coding sequence ATGAGTGAAGGTTATGCGGGGGTCCTGCCCGCTAACGCCTACAACTGGGTCGCGGTATGGCGTCGAAATTGCCTGGCATGGAGGAAAGTTGCGCTTGCGTCGGTTCTCGGCAACCTCGCAGATCCTATAACCCATCTTTTTGGCCTTGGCTTCGGCCTCGGTCTCATCGTCGGGCCCGTTGAGGGAACTTCCTACATCGCATTTTTGGCTGCGGGCATGGTTGCGACCAGCGCCATGACTGCCGCAACGTTTGAAACCATGTATGCAACCTTTGCTCGCATGGATGCCAATCGTACCTGGGAAGCAATCCTGTCCACACAGCTCACGCTTGGCGATATCGTTTTAGGCGAATTGGTTTGGGCGGCCAGCAAATCCGTTCTTGCCGGGACGGCAATCGGGCTTGTCGCTGCCACGCTTGGCTATGCGTCTTGGCTTTCCATTTTCTATGCGATGCCGACCGTCGCGCTTACTGGGCTTGTCTTCGCCAGCCTGGCAATGGTCGTCATATCTCTTGCGCCAAGTTACGACTACTTCGTGTTTTACCAGACGCTTGTCCTTACCCCTATGGTGTTTCTGTGTGGCGCGGTGTTTCCGATGAGCCAACTGCCTAGCTCATTTCAGCACTTCGCCGACTTGTTGCCGCTAGCGCATTCGGTCGACCTCATTCGCCCCGCGATGCTAGAGCGCGAGGCTGGCGGCGCTTTGTTTCATGTAGGTGCGCTTTGCATATACGCGGTGTTGCCCTTCTTCGTATCGACCGCACTGTTGCGGCGCCGGCTGCTGCGTTGA
- the nodI gene encoding nodulation factor ABC transporter ATP-binding protein NodI: protein MNMSTVAIDIAGVKKSFGGKIIVNELSFSVARGECFGLLGPNGAGKSTIARMLLGMIAPDEGKVTVLDEPVPARARVARVRIGVVPQFDNLELGFTVRENLVVFGRYFGMSARKIEALLPSLLEFARLESKVDVRVAELSGGMKRRLTLARALINDPHLLVMDEPTTGLDPHARHLIWERLRVLLARGKTILLTTHFMEEAERLCDRLCVLEDGRKIAEGKPQALIDEQVGCNVIEIYGGHPQELREILKPYVRHLEVSGETLFCYAQYPEQVRIQLRGRAGLRILQRPANLEDVFMRLTGREMEK from the coding sequence GTGAACATGTCCACCGTAGCCATCGACATTGCCGGCGTAAAAAAGTCCTTTGGCGGCAAGATCATCGTCAATGAACTGTCGTTCTCGGTTGCACGCGGAGAGTGCTTTGGCCTGCTCGGGCCTAATGGAGCTGGCAAGAGCACCATTGCGCGTATGCTTCTCGGCATGATTGCGCCGGATGAAGGCAAGGTTACCGTCCTTGATGAGCCCGTGCCTGCACGCGCTCGAGTGGCACGTGTGCGCATCGGCGTGGTGCCGCAGTTCGACAACCTTGAACTCGGGTTTACCGTACGAGAAAACCTCGTGGTATTTGGCAGATACTTCGGCATGAGCGCTCGAAAGATCGAGGCGCTCCTGCCGTCGTTGCTTGAGTTTGCGCGACTCGAAAGCAAGGTGGATGTGCGCGTCGCCGAGCTTTCAGGTGGCATGAAGCGGCGGCTGACGCTGGCGCGTGCATTGATCAATGACCCGCATCTGCTGGTAATGGACGAGCCGACGACGGGTCTGGATCCGCACGCCCGCCACCTGATCTGGGAACGTCTGCGAGTTTTGTTGGCCCGTGGCAAGACGATCCTACTGACCACTCACTTCATGGAAGAGGCCGAACGTCTATGCGATCGGCTGTGTGTGCTGGAGGATGGACGCAAGATCGCCGAAGGCAAACCGCAAGCGTTGATCGACGAACAGGTCGGATGCAACGTGATTGAGATCTATGGCGGTCATCCGCAAGAGCTGCGTGAGATACTCAAGCCCTATGTACGTCACCTCGAAGTGAGCGGAGAGACGCTGTTTTGCTATGCGCAATATCCCGAGCAGGTGCGCATCCAGCTGCGCGGGCGAGCGGGTCTGCGCATTCTGCAGCGTCCGGCAAATCTCGAGGACGTGTTCATGCGCCTGACCGGACGCGAGATGGAGAAATGA
- the nodU gene encoding nodulation protein NodU, which yields MRICGIKLTHDGAIAVVEDGRLVFCTEQEKRGNNPRYQSIDNLDAVVLALAEHGLDPRDIDQFVIDGGDGERESQFLVLSGAVPIALKGAPYVERRAEGLLDCVDGFGLILGGKVFPYKSYPHVTGHVASAYSTSPFAVSGRPAFCLVWDGWISPRLYYVEPQGGRLVGCLFPMIGHAYAVAGLHFGPYSRPNRTNSDLGIAGKLMAYVALGSADESIVAVFQELYDRRFAADTQQARRYRADINNAEASLATMHDFFEASRLRLMAKRAEDVLASFHVFLERLLIREIAMVLLRHSSLPGARNLCIAGGCGLNIKWNSALRATGLFDDVWVPPFPNDSGSAIGAACSALAAQDGFVPLEWSVYSGPALQASEVPPEWQAAPCSLRDLAAILADNEPVIFLSGRAELGPRALGGRSILAAATSPAMKDRVNDIKSREYFRPVAPICLEDRAPEIFNPGTPDPYMLFDHQTRTEWRDKVAAVVHLDGSARLQTISRNSSHKIAELLVEFEKLTGIPLLCNTSANVHGRGVFPDVAAACQWGRVEHVWCDGLLWTKTAVGTPSSAQRLLPT from the coding sequence ATGCGCATCTGCGGCATCAAGTTGACACATGACGGGGCAATTGCTGTCGTCGAGGATGGGCGGCTTGTCTTTTGCACCGAGCAAGAGAAGCGCGGCAATAATCCTCGCTATCAATCCATCGATAATCTCGATGCAGTTGTACTTGCATTGGCGGAGCACGGCCTGGATCCGCGTGATATTGATCAGTTCGTCATCGACGGCGGGGATGGCGAGCGCGAGTCGCAATTCCTGGTCCTCAGTGGGGCCGTGCCGATCGCGCTGAAAGGGGCGCCATATGTCGAGCGCCGTGCTGAGGGCCTTCTTGATTGCGTCGACGGTTTTGGCTTGATCCTTGGCGGCAAGGTGTTTCCCTACAAGAGTTACCCGCACGTCACCGGCCACGTTGCCTCAGCATATAGCACCAGCCCCTTTGCCGTCTCGGGTAGGCCCGCGTTCTGTCTGGTATGGGACGGCTGGATCTCTCCACGTCTTTACTATGTTGAACCACAGGGGGGGCGGCTCGTTGGATGCCTGTTTCCGATGATTGGCCACGCCTATGCTGTCGCCGGCCTTCACTTCGGGCCTTACAGTCGGCCGAATCGCACCAATTCGGACTTGGGCATCGCCGGCAAATTGATGGCCTACGTCGCGCTTGGTTCTGCCGATGAAAGCATTGTGGCAGTGTTTCAGGAGCTCTACGACAGGCGCTTCGCGGCGGACACGCAGCAGGCTCGTCGCTATCGCGCAGACATCAACAATGCCGAAGCGTCACTCGCAACTATGCACGACTTTTTCGAGGCGAGCAGACTGCGCCTGATGGCCAAGCGAGCGGAGGACGTCCTTGCGTCGTTTCATGTGTTCCTGGAACGTCTCCTTATCCGGGAAATCGCAATGGTGTTGCTGCGGCATTCGTCGCTTCCGGGAGCGCGGAATCTATGTATAGCCGGCGGCTGCGGTCTTAACATCAAGTGGAATAGTGCGCTTCGCGCGACGGGACTGTTCGATGACGTCTGGGTGCCGCCATTTCCGAATGACAGCGGCTCGGCAATCGGTGCTGCTTGCAGTGCGCTGGCGGCGCAAGATGGGTTCGTGCCACTGGAATGGTCAGTCTACAGTGGTCCTGCCCTGCAAGCCAGCGAGGTTCCGCCAGAATGGCAGGCCGCGCCGTGCAGTCTGCGCGATCTTGCGGCCATTCTCGCCGACAACGAGCCGGTGATCTTCCTTTCCGGGCGCGCGGAGCTTGGGCCGCGGGCGTTGGGCGGCAGAAGCATTCTTGCGGCCGCGACCTCGCCGGCAATGAAGGATCGTGTCAACGACATCAAGAGCCGCGAATACTTCCGACCGGTGGCGCCGATTTGCCTAGAGGATCGGGCGCCAGAGATATTCAACCCAGGTACGCCGGATCCGTACATGCTGTTCGATCACCAGACTAGGACGGAGTGGCGCGACAAGGTCGCCGCCGTCGTCCATTTGGACGGCTCTGCGCGACTGCAGACAATCTCCCGCAACTCTTCACACAAGATTGCCGAGCTCCTCGTCGAATTTGAGAAACTCACCGGCATTCCGCTGCTCTGCAATACGAGCGCCAATGTTCACGGCCGTGGCGTCTTCCCGGATGTTGCCGCGGCTTGCCAATGGGGACGCGTTGAACATGTGTGGTGTGACGGCCTGCTCTGGACCAAGACGGCCGTAGGGACGCCATCTTCGGCTCAACGACTTCTGCCAACCTAA
- a CDS encoding SAM-dependent methyltransferase has translation MVSMLAPNGALVFARDACRRWGHAAETAIALLNESLSESSVSIARLVRSTKIACSFCSGSRITRRNNQIAVVGPGAYAHLRHQVDT, from the coding sequence ATGGTGAGCATGCTTGCGCCAAATGGCGCGCTGGTCTTCGCGCGTGATGCTTGTCGACGCTGGGGGCATGCTGCTGAGACGGCGATCGCTCTCTTGAATGAGAGTTTATCCGAATCGAGCGTCAGCATTGCCAGACTGGTTCGGTCGACCAAGATTGCCTGCTCGTTCTGTTCCGGAAGTCGAATAACTCGTCGAAACAATCAAATTGCGGTCGTTGGGCCGGGGGCGTATGCGCATCTGCGGCATCAAGTTGACACATGA